The DNA region AATTGACAGTGAGCAGCAGTCCCGGCTGGACTGCAATAAATCAATGGAGGGATTTTTGCGTGCGGGAGTATCAGGACAAAGCGGAATTGCTTGCGACAATAGAAAAAACTTACCGGCTGTTTGCCGGCGAGTTTGATGAGGTGCCGGCTGACAAAATAAATGTCAGGCTTCCCGCCGTGGATAAAACACCGCAGGAAATGCTGGCTTACCAGCTTGGTTGGCTGGCGTTGGTTATGAGCTGGGAGCAGGACGAGCTTCAGGGGAAAACCGTCGTTACTCCTTCCCCGGACTATAAGTGGAACCAACTGGGGTTG from Propionispora hippei DSM 15287 includes:
- a CDS encoding ClbS/DfsB family four-helix bundle protein, which gives rise to MREYQDKAELLATIEKTYRLFAGEFDEVPADKINVRLPAVDKTPQEMLAYQLGWLALVMSWEQDELQGKTVVTPSPDYKWNQLGLLYQSFYAEYSSYSLQQLRTLLDERVTLWCAWIAGLSEAELFTPGVRRWTVTSANWPLWKWLHINSVAPFMSFRTKIRKWKKNL